A single Lolium perenne isolate Kyuss_39 chromosome 6, Kyuss_2.0, whole genome shotgun sequence DNA region contains:
- the LOC127310703 gene encoding uncharacterized protein, with translation MVRYPAPPTRVYHFMAEVMAFKVTVALRARRVEKWIHGGKRDFLDAATTKCVSLDSEFTDPRAAGDQRAAVLQLLPQVLKEFLQDMNIKFFGATIDNDGKMMHHYDIRITSAYDHQKLLPNPTNRSTPSLYDLAIYTIGTNLEKKKKQKYKKMDVAAQEK, from the exons ATGGTGCGCTACCCGGCTCCTCCAACTCGGGTGTACCACTTCATGGCCGAAGTGATGGCTTTCAAGGTCACGGTCGCGCTCCGTGCAAGAAGGGTGGAGAAGTGGATCCATGGTGGGAAGAGGGACTTTCTCGACGCCGCAACGACCAAGTGCGTCAGCTTGGACAGCGAGTTCACCGATCCTCGCGCGGCGGGTGATCAGCGCGCCGCCGTCCTTCAACTCT TGCCACAAGTGCTCAAGGAGTTCTTGCAGGACATGAACATCAAATTCTTCGGCGCCACTATCGACAATGATGGGAAAATGATGCATCACTACGACATTCGTATTACTTCTGCGTACGACCACCAGAAGTTACTCCCCAACCCCACCAACAGGTCCACCCCGAGTCTATATGATCTGGCAATCTATACCATTGGGACAAACCTtgagaagaaaaaaaaacagaagtacaagaagatggaCGTCGCCGCTCAAGAAAAATAA